One segment of Candidatus Omnitrophota bacterium DNA contains the following:
- a CDS encoding class II aldolase/adducin family protein encodes MNKLKKEIIEIGKLLWDKDLASGLNGNISVRVDEKSFLLTGRGTCLGRLTEDDIVQVDLDGNVIGKGEASSENLMHREIYKTFSETKAIVHTHLTYASGYFSVNDTLTPITFESRLYLGKIQAVSQTTPTVTDVAPVIEALKSNNIMMLKSHGSLAIGKNLFDCFLLTQCLEESVKMDAVSRIYKSDTGHTSQVTSENKDEKKMKKFKLFSREQIDEIVRLVNLDKKLAELGKSSQMTMDLAVKLDENGVSYRFKFEDGKIVDVAETDQAEFVVSAPEEIWRSVFAREIDPFVATTQKRMNLKGDFAKISKWYAPCSRLFELWQEVGVE; translated from the coding sequence AAGAAATTATTGAAATCGGAAAATTGCTTTGGGATAAAGATTTGGCATCTGGCTTAAATGGCAATATCAGTGTTCGTGTTGATGAAAAAAGTTTTCTTTTAACGGGGCGAGGCACATGTTTAGGGAGATTAACGGAAGATGATATTGTCCAAGTTGATCTTGATGGTAACGTGATTGGTAAAGGAGAGGCTTCTTCTGAGAATTTGATGCACAGAGAAATTTATAAAACTTTTTCAGAGACAAAGGCCATCGTTCATACGCACTTGACATATGCAAGTGGATATTTTAGCGTTAATGACACGTTAACACCAATTACATTTGAGTCGCGTCTTTATTTAGGAAAGATTCAGGCGGTTTCGCAAACAACGCCCACCGTAACAGATGTTGCGCCTGTGATTGAAGCACTTAAAAGCAATAATATTATGATGCTTAAATCTCACGGATCTTTGGCAATAGGAAAAAATCTTTTTGATTGTTTTCTTCTGACGCAATGCCTTGAGGAATCTGTGAAGATGGATGCTGTAAGCCGAATTTATAAAAGCGATACAGGTCACACGTCACAAGTTACAAGCGAAAATAAAGATGAGAAAAAAATGAAAAAGTTTAAATTATTTTCTAGAGAACAAATTGATGAAATTGTGCGTCTTGTTAATTTAGATAAAAAGCTCGCCGAGCTTGGCAAAAGCAGCCAGATGACTATGGATTTAGCGGTTAAGCTAGATGAAAACGGTGTTTCTTATCGGTTTAAATTTGAAGACGGGAAAATCGTTGATGTCGCTGAAACAGATCAGGCTGAATTTGTTGTTTCCGCTCCTGAAGAAATTTGGCGATCGGTTTTTGCCCGTGAAATTGACCCGTTTGTTGCCACAACACAAAAGAGAATGAATCTCAAAGGCGATTTTGCTAAAATTTCAAAATGGTATGCGCCGTGCTCACGGCTTTTTGAGCTTTGGCAAGAAGTAGGGGTTGAATAA